One Planctomycetota bacterium genomic region harbors:
- the nifA gene encoding nif-specific transcriptional activator NifA, translating to MATPVPPQDDARKARALSLIFDISQAINRSLDIHETLAPVLDTLATHLGMVRGTLTLLNRKTRQITIEAAHGLSPDQLQRGRYQLGEGVTGKVIASGEPAVLPRISDDPFFLDRTGARKGLRKEDLSFICVPIKLGAEVLGALSVDRPSSDAALLTEDVRLLTIIGSMLAQAVRLRQAAEEERERLLEENLRLQEELKERFRPANIIGNSNAMQEVYDLIAQVAKSDATVLIRGESGTGKELVAHAIHYNSRRAERPFVRVHCGALPETVIESELFGHEKGAFTGAVAQRKGRFELAHGGTIFLDEIGDLSPAIQVKLLRVLQEREFERVGGTETLRTDVRLITATNRDLEALIAEGGFREDLYYRLNVFPIRVPPLRERKTDILLLADHFVEKYAKANHKPVKRIATPAIDTLMAYHWPGNVRELENCIERAVLLASDDTIHARHLPPTLQMPDASPVASRGTLQAILDATERDLLVDALKASRGNKAKAARALGLTERLMGLRVRKHGINPKRFR from the coding sequence CGCAAGGCCCGAGCCCTGTCGCTGATCTTCGACATCAGCCAGGCGATCAACCGCAGCCTGGATATCCACGAGACGCTGGCCCCCGTGCTCGACACCCTGGCCACCCACCTGGGCATGGTGCGCGGCACCCTCACGCTCCTGAACCGCAAGACCCGCCAGATCACTATCGAGGCCGCGCACGGCCTCTCGCCCGACCAGCTCCAGCGCGGCCGCTACCAGTTGGGCGAGGGCGTCACCGGCAAGGTCATCGCCAGCGGCGAGCCCGCCGTGCTGCCGCGCATCTCCGACGACCCCTTCTTCCTCGACCGCACCGGCGCCCGCAAAGGGCTGCGCAAGGAGGACCTCTCGTTCATCTGCGTGCCGATCAAGCTCGGGGCCGAGGTGCTCGGCGCGCTCAGCGTGGACCGCCCCTCGAGCGACGCCGCCCTGCTCACCGAGGACGTGCGCCTGCTGACCATCATCGGCTCGATGCTGGCCCAGGCCGTCCGCCTGCGCCAGGCGGCCGAAGAGGAGCGCGAGCGCCTGCTCGAAGAGAACCTCCGCCTCCAGGAGGAACTCAAAGAGCGCTTCCGCCCGGCCAACATCATCGGCAACTCGAACGCCATGCAGGAGGTCTACGACCTCATCGCCCAGGTCGCCAAGAGCGACGCCACGGTGCTCATCCGCGGCGAGAGCGGCACCGGCAAGGAACTCGTCGCCCACGCCATCCACTACAACAGCCGCAGGGCCGAGCGGCCGTTCGTGCGCGTCCACTGCGGCGCCCTGCCCGAGACGGTGATCGAGAGCGAGCTCTTCGGACACGAGAAGGGCGCGTTCACGGGCGCCGTGGCCCAGCGCAAGGGCCGCTTCGAGCTGGCCCACGGCGGCACCATCTTCCTCGACGAGATCGGCGACCTCTCGCCCGCCATCCAGGTGAAGCTCCTGCGCGTCCTCCAGGAACGCGAGTTCGAGCGCGTGGGCGGCACCGAGACGCTGCGGACCGACGTGCGCCTGATCACGGCCACCAACCGCGACCTCGAGGCCCTGATCGCCGAAGGCGGCTTCCGCGAGGACCTCTACTACCGCCTCAACGTCTTCCCCATCCGCGTGCCGCCGCTGCGCGAGCGGAAGACCGACATCCTGCTCCTCGCCGACCACTTCGTCGAGAAGTACGCCAAGGCCAACCACAAGCCGGTCAAGCGCATCGCCACCCCGGCCATTGACACCCTCATGGCCTATCACTGGCCGGGGAACGTGCGCGAACTCGAGAACTGCATCGAGCGCGCCGTGCTCCTCGCCTCCGACGACACGATCCATGCCCGCCACCTGCCGCCCACGCTCCAGATGCCCGACGCCAGCCCCGTGGCGAGCCGGGGCACCTTGCAGGCCATCCTCGATGCCACCGAGCGCGATCTGCTGGTGGACGCCCTGAAGGCCTCGCGCGGCAACAAGGCCAAGGCGGCGCGCGCCCTGGGCCTCACCGAGCGCCTGATGGGCCTCCGCGTCCGCAAGCACGGCATCAACCCCAAGCGCTTCCGCTAG
- a CDS encoding ammonium transporter: MKWKLMAAAGAFACLLGGTAAGAEAAPAPPPPASAQGLDTFWVLMAAFLVFFMQAGFGMVEAGFIRVKNTCNILTKNFLDYCIACVMFFLVGYAFMFGKGSAFIGWTGFGMEGAENPSGVPIFAFWLFQAAFCGAAATIVAGGMAERMKFSAYLIYTVVVSSILYPIVGHWIWNADGWLAKMGFGDFAGSTVVHTVGGYVALVGTVILGPRIGKFAPDGRPKAIPGHSIPLASLGVFLLWFGWFGFNPGSTLAVGDGTAIGLVAMNTNLAACTGALAAMLTIWAIVGKPDLSMTMNGCLAGLVAITAPCNYVSPAAALAIGAVAGVIVVLGVLLLDRLGVDDPVGAVPVHAMNGTWGTLAVGLWGQKSLGLARDGFFHGGGLEQLGVQALGNLATIAFAVVLMASLFVVMKKTMGLRVSREEEVRGLDIGEHGMEAYAGFQVFTTT, from the coding sequence ATGAAATGGAAGCTGATGGCGGCGGCGGGAGCGTTCGCGTGTCTTCTCGGCGGCACGGCGGCAGGGGCGGAGGCCGCGCCCGCGCCGCCCCCGCCCGCGAGCGCCCAGGGGCTCGACACCTTCTGGGTGCTCATGGCCGCCTTCCTGGTGTTCTTCATGCAGGCGGGGTTCGGCATGGTCGAGGCCGGCTTCATCCGCGTGAAGAACACGTGCAACATCCTCACCAAGAACTTCCTCGACTACTGCATCGCCTGCGTGATGTTCTTCCTCGTGGGCTACGCGTTCATGTTCGGCAAGGGCAGCGCGTTCATCGGCTGGACGGGCTTCGGCATGGAGGGGGCTGAGAACCCCTCGGGCGTGCCGATCTTCGCCTTCTGGCTCTTCCAGGCCGCCTTCTGCGGCGCGGCGGCCACCATCGTGGCGGGCGGCATGGCCGAGCGCATGAAGTTCTCGGCCTACCTGATCTACACGGTCGTCGTCAGCTCGATCCTCTACCCGATCGTCGGCCACTGGATCTGGAACGCCGATGGCTGGCTGGCGAAGATGGGCTTCGGCGACTTCGCCGGCTCCACCGTGGTGCACACGGTGGGGGGCTACGTGGCGCTGGTGGGCACGGTGATCCTGGGCCCGCGAATCGGCAAGTTCGCGCCCGACGGGCGGCCCAAGGCCATTCCCGGCCACTCGATCCCCCTGGCGTCCCTCGGCGTGTTCCTGCTCTGGTTCGGCTGGTTCGGCTTCAATCCGGGCTCGACCCTCGCCGTGGGCGACGGCACGGCGATCGGCCTCGTGGCGATGAACACCAACCTGGCGGCCTGCACCGGCGCGCTGGCGGCCATGCTCACCATCTGGGCGATCGTCGGCAAGCCCGACCTCTCGATGACGATGAACGGCTGCCTGGCCGGCCTCGTGGCCATCACGGCCCCGTGCAACTACGTGTCGCCCGCGGCCGCTCTCGCCATCGGCGCCGTGGCCGGCGTGATCGTGGTGCTCGGCGTGCTGCTGCTCGACCGCCTGGGCGTGGACGACCCCGTGGGCGCCGTGCCCGTGCACGCGATGAACGGCACCTGGGGCACCCTGGCCGTGGGGCTGTGGGGACAGAAGTCCCTCGGTCTCGCCCGCGACGGCTTCTTCCACGGCGGCGGGCTTGAGCAGCTCGGCGTCCAGGCCCTCGGCAACCTGGCTACCATCGCCTTCGCCGTGGTGTTGATGGCCTCGCTCTTCGTCGTGATGAAGAAGACCATGGGCCTCCGCGTCTCGCGTGAGGAAGAAGTCCGCGGCCTCGACATCGGCGAGCACGGCATGGAGGCCTATGCGGGGTTCCAGGTCTTCACCACCACGTGA
- a CDS encoding P-II family nitrogen regulator, which produces MKLIIAYIQPEKLSDVKQELYKAEVFKISVTNAMGCGQQKGYHEAYRGVDIEVNLLKKVRLEIAVNEGFVKPTVDAIIKGARTGQIGDGKIFILDLVECIRIRTGETGGPAIG; this is translated from the coding sequence GTGAAACTCATCATCGCCTACATTCAGCCCGAGAAGCTCAGCGACGTGAAGCAGGAGCTCTACAAGGCCGAGGTCTTCAAGATCTCGGTCACCAACGCGATGGGCTGCGGCCAGCAGAAGGGCTACCACGAAGCCTATCGCGGCGTGGACATCGAGGTGAATCTCCTCAAGAAGGTTCGCCTGGAGATCGCCGTCAACGAGGGCTTCGTCAAGCCCACGGTGGACGCCATCATCAAGGGCGCCCGCACGGGCCAGATCGGCGACGGCAAGATCTTCATCCTCGACCTGGTCGAGTGCATCCGCATCCGCACGGGCGAGACCGGCGGCCCCGCCATCGGGTGA
- a CDS encoding PQQ-binding-like beta-propeller repeat protein, whose translation MSLRRVAWCGVLACVMGARAGEEPKPAMAKSLGRALLCADYGAGKVCLVNKEGKIEWECKAPGAQDIWLLPNGNILFTHTKGAKEVTRDQKVVWEYRTAPANEVHACQPLPDGVVMVAESGPCRVIEVDREGKILKEVPLTTECKNTHGQMRGARKLANGNYLVGQYSDGVVREYDAAGKIVWEFKQKMAFGGIRLPNGNTLISTGDAHKVLEVDAKGAVVWEINENDLPGNPLRFTAGMQRLSNGNTVICNWGGHGHVGQQPQIVEVSPDKKVVAELFDNQQFKTISGVFIIDAEGDVTKCERLR comes from the coding sequence GTGAGCCTGCGTCGTGTGGCGTGGTGTGGGGTGCTGGCGTGCGTCATGGGCGCCCGGGCCGGCGAAGAGCCGAAGCCGGCGATGGCGAAGTCGCTCGGGCGGGCGCTGCTGTGCGCCGACTACGGCGCAGGCAAGGTGTGCCTGGTGAACAAGGAAGGCAAGATCGAGTGGGAGTGCAAGGCGCCCGGAGCGCAGGACATCTGGCTGCTGCCGAACGGCAATATCCTCTTCACCCATACCAAGGGCGCCAAAGAGGTCACGCGCGACCAGAAGGTGGTGTGGGAGTACAGGACGGCGCCCGCCAACGAGGTGCACGCCTGCCAGCCGCTGCCCGACGGCGTGGTGATGGTGGCCGAGAGCGGGCCGTGCCGCGTCATCGAGGTGGACCGCGAGGGCAAAATCCTCAAGGAGGTGCCGCTGACCACGGAGTGCAAGAACACCCACGGCCAGATGCGCGGCGCCCGCAAGCTGGCCAACGGCAACTACCTGGTGGGGCAGTACAGCGACGGCGTGGTGCGCGAGTACGACGCGGCGGGCAAGATCGTGTGGGAGTTCAAGCAGAAGATGGCCTTCGGCGGCATCCGCCTGCCGAACGGCAACACGCTGATCTCGACGGGCGACGCCCACAAGGTGCTGGAGGTGGACGCCAAAGGCGCCGTGGTGTGGGAGATCAACGAGAACGACCTGCCCGGCAACCCGCTGCGGTTCACGGCGGGCATGCAGCGGCTGTCGAACGGCAACACGGTGATCTGCAACTGGGGCGGGCACGGCCACGTGGGCCAGCAGCCGCAGATCGTCGAGGTGTCACCCGACAAGAAGGTGGTGGCCGAGCTGTTCGACAACCAGCAGTTCAAGACGATCTCGGGGGTCTTCATCATAGACGCCGAGGGCGACGTGACGAAGTGCGAGCGGCTGCGCTGA